In a genomic window of Diadema setosum chromosome 3, eeDiaSeto1, whole genome shotgun sequence:
- the LOC140226695 gene encoding C3 and PZP-like alpha-2-macroglobulin domain-containing protein 8, which produces MQALPDANNHAKDGGSGPRQYVFLDVELSERPVVVDFEVSANNEANIALSSETRSLVDMYRIVFGAWITKMVVIRRCATQPNTGCHTVTVPFSNPVLPGIPIYDHFWLTFDQGRLEIGRHGNQTPIIDWTDPDPLPVNHIGLWTGWGSEGYWEFHSFC; this is translated from the exons ATGCAGGCACTGCCTGATGCAAATAATCACGCTAAGG ATGGGGGATCAGGACCGAGGCAGTACGTCTTCCTCGATGTCGAACTCTCCGAAAGGCCGGTGGTCGTCGACTTTGAGGTCAGCGCCAATAATGAAGCGAATATCGCCTTGTCCAGTGAGACCAGAAGCCTTGTCGACATGTACCGAATCG TTTTCGGCGCCTGGATCACCAAGATGGTGGTAATACGAAGATGTGCGACACAGCCCAACACTGGATGCCACACGGTCACGGTGCCATTTTCTAACCCCGTGCTACCAGGCATTCCGATTTACGATCACTTCTGGTTGACCTTTGACCAGGGTCGTCTCGAGATCGgtcgccatggcaaccaaaCCCCCATCATTGACTGGACAGACCCGGACCCTCTTCCGGTCAACCACATCGGGTTGTGGACTGGGTGGGGCTCAGAAGGATACTGggaatttcactctttttgttAA